One Aneurinibacillus migulanus genomic region harbors:
- a CDS encoding aliphatic sulfonate ABC transporter substrate-binding protein has translation MKRAKRMLAFFLSVMVLALIAGCGNKESVSQKGAGEAKVQAKEERVVTIGIQQSIWPILIAKEKGWFEEEFAKAGAKVKWVEFQSGPAYFEAIVSDRLDFGRVGNIPVLAGQAANVPFKEIANGSNGEKGDVILVRKDSSIRTLQDLKGKKIAVAKGSSAYGLLYKALAKEKIKPSDVQVIQLQPDEAQPAFETGSVDAWAIWEPFHSTQVIKNGARVLTNGESIQSSSPGFQIVRSTFAKENPDLVVLYLKVTEKATRWQNEHPKEAAELYAKLKKVDKKIIEQVIKNSEAANLPITEEIIKSQQETADLLYELGALKKKINVLEVVDNSYIEKALKE, from the coding sequence ATGAAACGAGCGAAGAGAATGCTGGCGTTTTTTCTTTCTGTAATGGTTCTCGCATTGATTGCAGGGTGCGGGAATAAGGAATCCGTAAGTCAAAAAGGCGCTGGGGAAGCAAAGGTGCAAGCCAAAGAAGAGCGCGTTGTTACTATTGGAATCCAGCAAAGTATTTGGCCGATTCTGATCGCAAAGGAAAAAGGCTGGTTTGAAGAAGAGTTTGCGAAAGCAGGTGCAAAGGTAAAGTGGGTAGAATTTCAGAGTGGACCAGCTTACTTCGAGGCTATCGTTTCCGACCGATTGGATTTCGGGCGGGTAGGCAATATTCCCGTACTTGCCGGTCAGGCGGCCAATGTGCCATTTAAAGAAATCGCGAATGGAAGCAACGGAGAAAAAGGGGATGTCATTCTGGTACGTAAAGACAGCTCCATCCGTACACTTCAGGATCTAAAAGGAAAAAAGATAGCAGTAGCTAAAGGAAGCAGCGCTTATGGATTATTATATAAGGCATTGGCAAAAGAAAAAATAAAGCCTTCCGATGTACAAGTCATTCAGTTGCAACCGGATGAAGCACAACCGGCTTTTGAAACAGGTTCTGTTGATGCGTGGGCCATTTGGGAACCGTTCCATTCAACACAGGTTATTAAGAATGGTGCCAGGGTTCTTACCAATGGCGAATCCATTCAATCTTCAAGCCCCGGATTTCAAATTGTTCGTAGTACGTTCGCAAAGGAAAATCCAGATTTAGTCGTTCTTTACTTAAAAGTCACAGAGAAGGCAACTCGGTGGCAAAATGAACATCCAAAAGAGGCTGCTGAGTTATATGCAAAGCTAAAAAAGGTAGATAAAAAGATTATTGAGCAGGTAATTAAAAACTCAGAAGCGGCAAATCTCCCCATTACCGAAGAAATAATAAAGAGTCAACAGGAGACCGCGGATCTTCTATATGAACTCGGCGCTCTTAAAAAGAAGATCAATGTTTTGGAAGTTGTTGATAATTCATATATCGAAAAAGCATTGAAAGAGTAG
- a CDS encoding ABC transporter permease has product MLPVIVLAIWQTIGAMNIVSATILPTPLMIGKAFIGLVISGELFSHLQISVFRAALGFLLGAGLGLLLGTLVGFFSRAEQTLDPALQMLRTIPHLAVMPLFILWFGFGELSKVLLIAKGAFFPVYLNTFLGIRGVDAKLFEVARILEFNKIKLVTTLILPAAMPNILLGIRLSLGIAWLGLVVAELMGSSEGVGYMIMDARQFTQTDIVFVGIIIFALVGKATDSLVRYLESKLLKWRENYKGEGAM; this is encoded by the coding sequence ATGCTTCCTGTTATCGTACTGGCGATATGGCAGACGATAGGAGCAATGAATATTGTTTCCGCAACGATATTGCCTACTCCTCTAATGATTGGCAAAGCTTTCATCGGACTCGTCATATCAGGAGAATTGTTTTCCCATTTGCAAATAAGCGTGTTTCGCGCTGCGCTGGGCTTTTTGCTTGGTGCCGGGCTCGGGCTGCTTTTGGGTACGTTGGTCGGCTTTTTTAGCAGGGCTGAACAAACATTGGACCCAGCGCTTCAGATGCTGAGAACAATTCCACATCTGGCGGTTATGCCTTTATTTATTCTATGGTTTGGCTTTGGTGAATTATCCAAAGTGTTGCTCATCGCAAAAGGGGCGTTTTTCCCGGTATATCTTAATACGTTTCTTGGAATACGGGGGGTCGATGCAAAGCTATTTGAAGTGGCGCGTATTCTTGAATTTAACAAGATAAAGCTGGTGACTACACTTATTTTACCTGCTGCTATGCCGAATATTCTGCTCGGTATTCGTCTTTCGCTTGGTATTGCCTGGCTCGGTCTGGTTGTGGCCGAGCTGATGGGTTCAAGTGAAGGGGTAGGCTACATGATTATGGATGCCAGACAATTTACGCAGACAGATATCGTGTTTGTAGGCATCATTATCTTTGCCCTGGTTGGTAAAGCAACAGATTCTCTGGTTCGTTATTTAGAGTCCAAATTATTAAAATGGCGTGAGAACTATAAAGGCGAGGGTGCAATGTAG